Genomic DNA from Candidatus Anstonellales archaeon:
TGGAATGCGTGATATCAACTGGTCAAAGGCTTCGTATTGCTTAAATACATCTTTTATTGCAAGTTCTCTCTCTTGGAGAGGATATACCCCAATTCCGTCTATGATATCGCCGGCAATTACTATGTACTTGACCTTTCCTGCAAGTTCTTTTCTATCACTTCCTCCGCAAAGCCACTCTATAAACTTTGAAAACTCTCTTTCGAGAAAATTCTTGCTTCCTATATGTAAGTCTGATAAGTAAGCTATTGCAACATCTATGTCTGTTTTTTTCTGTTCTCGGATAGTGGGGAGGTCAAGATACATTATATCCGTTGCAAAGACAAAGGGGTCAGAAACTCTCCCATCAATTGCAACAATATCATCAAGAAGAACTGATTTTGCAAGAGCAAATATTCTATAGTCTGATTGTTTAACAAGCACCTTTGCAGTTCCCTTGAGGTCTTCGATTTCAAAAAGCAAGTTTCCTTGTTTAGTTATTCGCTTTTCATATACAAGTCCTATTAGCCTAACCTCTTTTCTTTCAAATTCCTTAAGGCGATTTGTCTCGACAATAGGTTTATCGGTGGTTCGGCTTCTCCTGATAAGCGCTTTCATTCTTTCGAATCTATCGGTGAAGTGGTAGATAAAGTCTTCCACGCTCCCTGTGCATCTTGACTTTCCAGAGACGTCATCTTCATGAAGAATTCTAATTTTAGATGGATATTCTTTGGCCGCAGGATAAAAGTCATCTGATCTTTTTATTTCGACAGGTGTTGGAATTTTGTTCTTCTCGGCGATTATTTCCTCTATGTCTTTTCTTTCAACGAACAAGAGATTGCGATGAAGTATTTCTTTTATAACATCTTGAGGCTTATCAATTTTTTCTAAAAGTTCTTCTGCACCCTCACTAATGCGAACTCCTGCTGATAATAGTTTTTCTAGAGCCTCCCCCATAATTCTTCATATTAAAAATCGGGATAAAAGAATAAATAACATTGGATTGCCCTTGATTGCGAAATTCAATCTCTGAGAGAAACGTGCCGATTATTCTTCCTTTAATGACTCTAATTCTGACAGAATGGTCCATATCTGGGTTCGAGCATGGATGGGCATGTTTATGTCTTCGGAGATAGAATCAAGCAGATAAATAGCTGAGCTTGCTCGTATTTTTATATCCCCCTCTTCGGCTACTTTCTCTTTCGCATCTGAAACTGCTTTCCTGATATTCTTTGGAATAGATGTATCTTCTATCAACTCTTCCATCAGTCGGAGAATATAAGATATTTTCTCTGCTTGCATAGACGTCACCGATTGTGAAGAAGAGTTTGCTTATCATGCCTAAAGAAACATTAGATAAAAAAAGAATAAAAAGCCATAGGAGAGCTTGCAAATGATTGGGGTCGCTGAGATTTGAACTCAGACCGTCGGGTCCCGAACCCGAAAGCATACCAGGTTAGCACACGACCCCTTGTATTGTGCTTTATTATTGTTACGGGTATGTAGTAAATATTAAAACGTATTTTTGCTTAAAATGCATTGTGATTTCGATAATCCTTGACAGGGAAAACTACAAGCCGGGCATGGAGATAACCGCGCAGATACACATTAAACTGAAGAAGGAGATTAGGGCAAGAGGTATTTTTGCAACCCTCATATGCACAGAAAAAAGATTGGAAGAGGTAAGGAGAGTAATGGACAGCTATGACTACCTTCAAGAGCGTGATCTTGGAGTACAGAGAAGAACACATATAAAAACCGAAGTAAGAGAAATTTCAAGGATTTGTTATAGCAAAGACGTGAAATTAGCTGGGGAGGGCATATATAAAGAGGAAGAGTTTGTTGCTAAATTCTTAATTCCACGAGATGCAAAAACCACAAGCTATGAGTTCGGGCACGATAACGCGATTTATGTTTGGAGAATAAAAGTAAAGATAGATATCCCTTTTGCGTTAGACAAAAATGCTCAAAAAGAGGTAATGGTAGTCTAATGTAATTGGGATTAGAGTAAAAAATGAGGACGATTTTCTTGAAAAAAGAAGTAGAAGACAAGATTTCAAAGCTTATTTCTGAGGCAACTGGGATTTCATCACAAGACGCACTGCGCACACTAGAGACTCCAAAAAACAATTTTGGAGATGTTGCTTCAACTGTCTCCTTTCAGGTTGCAAAGCGATATGGGGGGAAAAAGCCAAGCGAAGTAGCCAAGGAAATTGAAGGAAACATTGGAAAGGATGAGTGGATTTTGAAAGTAGAAGCGGTTGGTCCTTACCTTAATTTTTTTCTTTCAGATGAGTTCTATTCTTATGCATGTGCAAGAGTCATCGAGATGGGAGAAAGGTTTGGGAAAGAAAGAAAGGATGGAGGAAAGATTCTGCTTGAATTTCCTTCCGTAAACCCAAACAAACCTTGGCACGTTGGACACTTACGAAACGCAATTCTGGGAGATTGTGTTGGAAGATTACTGGAGTTTGTTGGAAGAAAGGTAGAAAGACAAGATTATATAGATGACTTAGGATTGCAAGTTGCAGAAAGTCTGTGGGGGTATCTAAACCTTGAAAGAGAATCTGTAGGAAAGTTTGACCATTGGATTGGGAAACAGTATGTAGAAGTGGAAAAGCGAATGGATAGTGAAAAAGTGAAAGAGGAGGTTAGAGCTCTGCTAAAAAAAATGGAAACGGGGGACAAAGAAATATCTGCTTTGCATCAGGAAATGGTTGAGACGTGTGTTAGAGCTCAGTACGAAACTGCTATTGGTATGGGAGTATATCACGATGTGCTTATAAAAGAGTCAGATATTGTGAGTACTATATACAAGGAGGGGATTGAGCTACTACTAAAAAGCAAAAGCGTCGTATACGAACGCGAAGGGCAAAATGCAGGTTGCATTGTTGCACGCATACGGGGGGAAGAATTTGAGGGGATGAAAAATCCAGATGTGGTTCTTGTTAGAAGCGACGGAACGGCTACTTACACTGCAAAAGATGTCATTTTTCATCTGTGGAAGTTTGGAAAGCTAAAAGGTCGACTTAAATACAGAAAGTTTATTTCGCAACCTAACGGAAAGGACTGTTTTATTAGTGCGCAAGATGGAATTGAGATGGAATTTGGGAAAGCAGACCAGTGCATAAACGTAATAGGAATGGAACAGACATATCAGCAGAAGGTAGTTAAAGAAATTTTAAGGTCTTTGGGTTATGAGAAAGAAGCAGAGGCTTTGCGCCACTTGTCTTATGAACACGCTTATCTTCCCAGTGGAAGATTCTCAGGAAGAGAAGGAACGTGGATAGGATATACGGCAGACGAACTTATCGAAGAAGGGATAAGGAGGGCTCGAGAGAAAGTAGTTAGAAAGATGAGTGAGGAGGAGAAGGAGAAAGTGGCACGAGAAGTAGCTATCGGGGCTATTAGGTTTTCTTTAGTTTCAAAATCCCCTGAAAAAAAGATTGTCTTTGATTGGGATAAGGCTCTCTCACTGGAAGGAGATTCTGCACCGTATTTGCAGTACGCCTATGCAAGGATTTGTGGTATAATTAGCAAGGGAGGCGGACTTAAAACTGAAGTAAAAAGGAAGATTGCATATAGGTATACGCCTGAAGAGAAAAACCTTTTGAAAGTAATTTTGAAGTTTCCAGAAATACTGGAGGAAGCTGCAAGAGAACTTTGGCCTCATAGAATCTGCGAGTATGCCCTTGATATAGCCTCTGCGTTCAATAAATTTTATACGACTTCTCCAGTAATCAAAGCTACTGGTGATGAGAAGGAAGCCAGAATCAGAATATTGATTGCCTCACGAAACTGCATAAAGAATACACTTTCTTTATTGGGGATAGCGGCACTTGAGGAAATGTAGATTGATTTGGATTCTCTGTTTTTATTATCAGCTTTATAAATTATCGAGTTAAAAATCTACATTGTTACAATGGGCCCGTAGCTCAGGCTGGATAGAGCGGCAGCCTTCTAAGCTGTAGGCCGTGGGTTCAAATCCCATCGGGCCCGCTTGTTTGAAAAGACAAACAGAATGGATTTTATATTTTGTGCATGTGAATTTATTTTTATGAGAGAAGACGTGGTGTACCCCCTTCTTGCGCTCGTTATCATGGTAGTTATAGCAATAATGGCATACCACTTTTTAGAAGGGTGGGATTTCTTAACGTCAAGTCTCTATGCAACGGCGACTGTGACGACAATTGGGTATAGTGAAGTTAGCCCAAAAACGCTCTATGGAAAGGTATTCACAATAGTTTTTATGATAGGGGGAGTTGCCACAGGATTCTATGCTCTTATACGGCTGTCTCATTTCTCCAAAGAGACGTTTGAAAAAAGATTTAGAAAAATAGCAGAAAAGTTAGAAGATATGGATGAGAGAAAGCGCGTATAAAAATCCTCACTCCATTCTTTGAGTAGTAATAGATAAGTAGTAATAGATAGAAGAGAAAGCAATAGATGATAAAGTTGCAAATGAATGTTTTATCTAAAAGCTGCAAATTGGGCTTTACTTCCAAGCTCCTCTTCTATTCTTATTAGGCGGTTGTATTTAGCTGTTCTCTCTCCTCTTGCAGGCGCACCTGCTTTTATTTGGCCACTGGTTGTTCCGACTGCAAAATCGGAAATGAAAGTATCTTCGGTTTCGCCTGAGCGGTGGGAGACCATAATTTTCCAACCGGCCGATTTTGCGAGTTTGTAGGAATTGAGAGCTTCGGTCACAGTTCCTATCTGATTTATCTTTAAGAGAAGGGCGTTACAAGATTTTTTGTTTATAGCTGTTTGGATTCTGGAAGGATTGCTTACAAGTAAATCGTCTCCTACTATTTGAACCTTTTTAGTTGCTGTTATCTCTGCAAACGAGTCAAAGTCGTTTTCATGGAAGGGGTCTTCAAGACTGATTATAGGGTAGGTTCCAAGAAGCTGTGAATAGTATTCAAACATCATCTGGGTGCTTAGCTTTTTACCATCTATTAAATAAGTTCTTTTTGAATAGAATGAAGTTGCTGCAACATCTATTGCAATTTTGACTTGTTTTTGGTAGCCTGACTCATCTATGGAAAGTAGAAGTGTCTCTATGGCTTCGTTTGTTGTTTTCAATGGAGGAGCATAGCCACCTTCATCTCCTACGTTTTTTGCGCTTTTTCCATATTTCTTTTCCAATATCCTCCCAAGGCAATGATAAATCTCGCTTCCCATTCTTATTGCTTCGCGAAAGTTTTTTGCACGCACGGGGGCTATCATGAACTCCTGGATGGATAGCTCATTTCCAGCATGCATTCCTCCATTTAGGATATTCATAAAGGGAATAGGAAGAAGTCTTCCACCAAGATGTTTATATAGCGGCTCTCCTGCACATTGCGCACCGAGCCTTGCACACGCCATTGAAGTTGCAACGATTGCATTTGAACCGATAAATGATTTGTTTGGTGTGCCATCCAGTTTGATGAGTAGTCGATCTATTTCCGCCTGGTCCTCTGCGTTTTTACCTAAGAGGTTTTTTGCAATTATGGAGTTTACGTTTTTTACAGCTTTGTCAACCCCTTTGCCATTCCATCTTTTTCCTCCATCACGGATTTCGGCTGCTTCGTGTCTTCCTTTTGATGCACCTGAGGGGGCTACCCCCCTTCCCATAAGTGAACCTGAGAATACATCAACTTCTACAGTAGGATTTCCCCTTGAATCCAGAATCTGGCGGCCTATAACACGCGTTATTTTTGACATACTAACTAATCTAACAAAAATAAGAATAAAAAACAACTGGTATTCTGAGTAGGGTATACACGGCGTTTTAGAAAAGTGAGTAATGCATGTCTATGTTTACAAAGTTTACCTTCCTCAAAAACTCAACTTTAGATGCAACAGTTGTAAGGAAGTAATAACTAACGGCTATACCCCCTGCAAACACCAATCTTTCTAATATGACCCTTAGGATCCCCACCTCAACTAACCAGTAATAGGGTGTCGTATTGAATGTGTAAATCCAGATTGTTCCGCCAACTGCATGTGCGCTGAACGTTGCGCCAAGACTCCGCAAGAAAATATTGTTTGGGAGCAACATTGAAATGAGTGGGATGAACCAGAGAAGTGAAAACTGCCATGCTTCTGAGCCAACAGGATGTAGCACAAACAGCACTATGCAGACAAGGGGAACAATAGCGCCTACTTTTATCTTTCTTGAATACAGAGAAAAGTAGATAGTTGCAAATACCATGGGGAGAAAAAGCAAGGCGGATTGAAGTGTCAAAGCCTTTGAATTAAAAATAAATGAAAAGACTTCTGCAGCCAAAATAACCATCGAGCCGAGGCCAGGACCCAAGAAACCGCCTATAGTGGGACCAAAAAACTGGAAAAGTGTGAAAACTCTTTCTGACCCTACAACTTTAAAGACCGGGATATTGTCGGCAATGGCAACTAAAGCTACAAATGACAAAATAATACCTATGCTTTTTGGGTGCAGATACTTTCCAATCTCCACCATTATCTCAACCTCCAACTGTTTTTTTCTATAGCTTATATTTTTTATTTTTTATGATTTGGTCTATGTCATCCACTATGCCTTCATATTCACTCCTCTTTTCGCCCATATAATAACCCTGCATTCTCATTTTTGCCTGAAGTTTCGTAAACTGTGCTATTGTACCCATCAAAAGCACGTCTGTCTTTTCCTTTGCGCAATTTACAGTATACTGCGACACGGTTGCATCTCCTCCTTCAGCAATCATCTCCTGTTTTAGGATATTTGCTACTGCGTTGCGAACGTTGTGAAGTTTTATACACACAAAAACAGCTTTAGGAGCCATTATTTTTACACAGGCGTCCGAAACGTCTATTTCTTTTATTGCGTTGGCTGCTTCTTCTACAGTATTAAATTTAAGTTCCTTTGGGTTATACAAAAAACTCCCTTCCTAAAATAGGACAACAATAATAATAAATGTTGCGGGCAACCAAATACGGACTTATGCAAGTTATCATTGACGAAAAAAAGAAAAAAATCAAATTTTCAGGAACAATTGAACGACTTCTCAAAAAACTTAAGTTAGGGCGAGAAACTGTGGTTGTAAAAGTAAATGGGAAGCTTGCCCCAGAGAATATGAGATTAAAGGGGGAGGAAAAAGTAGAGATAATAAAAGTAGTATTTGGGGGTTGAATGAACAACGCTCTAAAGTGCCACAAGTGCGATAGGGAAGCCACCGCCTATCTTATATCTCTTAATATTAATCTTTGCAAAAACCATTTTACAGAATATTTTGAGAAAAAATTTTTTAGAACAATAAGAGAGTTCGAACTGATTAAAAAAGATGAAACGGTTGCGGTAGGCCTTTCCGGAGGTAAGGACAGCTCAGTTATGTTATATTGCCTCAAAAAGTTGCAAAATATCTTTCCGTTTAAATTGGTTGCAATCACCGTTGATGAAGGAATAAGGGGGTATAGGCCATCTTCGCTTATTCTTGCAAAAAAACTTTGCAGGAGACTTGGAATTCCACTTAAAATCGTTTCTTTTAGATCATATATAGGAAAGAGCCTGGATGAAATAGTCAAGAGAAGAAAGAGACAATCCTGCTCATTCTGTGGGGTTTTTAGAAGGTATCTGTTAAACAAAGCTGCAAAGGAAATAAGTGCAGATAAGCTTGCGATAGGACACAATTTAGATGATTTTGCTCAGACTGCGATTATGAACATAATACGAAATGAGCCTTCCAGACTTGCAAGGTTTGGCGTCAGAAGTGGAGTTTTTGAAGAGGGAGGCTTTGTAACAAGAATCAAGCCTCTTGCCAGATTGGGCGAAAAAGAGGTTGCTATTTATGCTCTTCTTCGTAAAATTCCACTACACATGAGGGAATGTCCATATGCCAGACATGCTCTCCGACAAAGAGTAAGAAAAATGATAAATGAGTTAGAGGAGAGGTACCCGGGTACCAAGCAACGAATATTTGCGAGCTTTCTTGATATCCAGAGTGCGTTGAAAAAAAAGTATGCTTTAAGAAAAAGCGCAATAAAACTCTGTAGATCTTGCGGCGAACCGAGTGGAGGAAGTATATGTATGAGTTGTAAAATGATTGAAAAAATCTGATGAAGTCTTATTTTTTATTTTATCTAGTCCTGCTTTCTGTCTACACAAAGTAATAATAGATTTAACCTGTATGTAATTAAATGTAATTAGAAGATCGGTCAGGACATGGAGCGAAGTTTCAAGGAGATTTAGATGGGATAGTTATGGCTGAATACGAAGAGACGGTGGTTGAAGAATTCAGACAGTTTTTTTCATCTGTCATGGAAAAGGAAATAAGTAATCTTGCACTGGTCTATCCGTCAGTTAGGAGTCTTGTTGTGTCGTATCCTCTCCTGGAGAAGTTTAATGCAGACCTTGCTGATGCGCTTATCCTAAAACCTGATGAAGTGATTGAAGCTGCTGAAGAAGGGATAAGACAGATGGGCGTTGGGATGCCGGGGATAGATTTTAAACCCCACGTTCGCTTCTGCGACCTGCCGGATAAAAACTTGCTGGTGCAGGATATAAGCTCAAAGCATATAGAACGACTTATCGCTGTAAAAGGGGTTGTGACAAAAAGAACAGAGGTTATGCATAAGGTTCAGATTGCAGTATATAGGTGCCGAAATTGTAATAAAGAGGAAAAAATCCCGATGCTCAAAAAAGCCGCACCTCCGCAAAAGTGCAAGGGTTGCGGTGGTAAGGAACTCCTCTTTCAGGAGGAAGAATCGTATTTCGTTGATATCCAAAAGGCTGAGATGCAGGACCTCTTAGAAAGAATTAGAGGAGGAGCGCCGGCTGCAAGAATAATGCTTTTTCTTGAAGACGACTATGTAAATTCAATAACTCCCGGCGACAACATTGAAGTTACCGGAATTATGAGAATAATGCCGCTTATTCCGAACCGAGGAAGAGGCGGAGGTCCAAAGGTCCAAACTTATAGTCGCTATCTTGATGTGATGCATATAAAAAAGATGCAGAAAGAGTTTGAAGAACTTGAAATCAATGAGGAGGATATTAAAAAAATAAAAGAACTTGCCGCAGACCCAAGGATTTATACTCGAATGGTGAAGTCTCTTGCTCCTTCAATATATGGGCACGAGGAAGTAAAGGAGGGAATATTATTACAGTTATTTGGAGGAACAAGAGACAAAAAGCTTGAAGGTACAGGCGGAGTTGTAAGAGATGACATGCATATCTTGTTGATAGGTGATCCTGGAGCTGCAAAAACAAGATTCTTATTGAACGTTACAGCACTTGCACCTAAAAGCATTTATGTATCTGGAAAGACGGCAACAGGAGTAGGTCTCACGGCTTCGGCTGAAAGAGATGAAATGGGGGAAGGGGGATGGACGCTTAAGGCAGGCGCTCTTGTCATTGCATCTGGAGGGATAGGTGCCATCGATGAATTTGACAAGATAGAAGAAAGCGAAAGAGCAATAATGCATGAAGTAATGGAAAGCCAAACAATAAGTATTGCAAAAGCAGGAATAGTAGCAAAATTCAGAGCAAAGACAGCTATTCTTGCGGCAGCAAACCCAAAAATGGGAAGATTCGACCCTGGCAAACCTCCTGGAGAACAGTTCGACATTCCAACAACGTTGCTATCAAGATTTGATTTGATTTTTCCAATAATAGATATAATGGACGAAGAAAAGGACACAAAGCTTGCTCAACATATATTAAAGATACACCGAAAAGCTGCAGAAAGAAGTGCATTGGAAGAAGGTGATGAAAAAGAGAGGGAAGGTGAGTTTAAGGAGGAGGTATCTGACCCTGACCAGATAAGCCAAGAACTTCTTAGAAAGTACATTTCTTATGCAAGAAAGGAAATAAGACCCGTGCTTACTCCTGAAGCTGAGAATAGACTGCAAGACTATTATGTCCAACTTCGCAGTCAGGCAAAAAGAAGTGGGGGGGGTGTTCCGATTACTCCCAGGCAGATAGAAGGACTTATTAGGATGAGTGAGGCTTCTGCAAAGATAAGATTATCTGAAAAGGTTGAGTTGCAGGACGCTGAGAGGGCGATTAGGCTTATGGATTGGATTTTGCATAAGGTTTATACTGACAGAGAAACTGGTAGGATAGACATAGATATAGTAACCACCGGGATTCCAAAATCAAAAAGAGATAAAATAGAAACCATAATCGGAATTATAAGGGAATTGCAAAGAGAGTATGATTCAGTTGAGATAGCAAAAGTGGTTGAGCGGGCAAAGGAATATAAGGATATTGACGAAGTTTTTGTAAGAAGAACGATAGAGGAACTGATTGACAGAGGTGAACTATACAGAAGAGAACCTGGTTTTGTGCGTCTGGTCAATCCTTAAAAAGAAAGAATCCAAAGTTTTATCTATGAGTAAAGTGACATTTTCAATAATTTTGATGTTTGCTCTTGCACAGGTTATAGGGATTTTTACAGGAATAGGTCTTATAGGGCTGGCACGTGTAGAACCTCAACTGATGGAGTTTAATATTTCTCCAACAGAAGATGTAAACAGTATAAGCAATGCTTTTTTTATTTTTATTTATATGATGGTGGGAGCGGCTGCATTATTCGTTGTGTTAAAGGTTTATAAAGGAATTATTTTATTTAACATTATTAATTTTTTAGTTGTCTTCTTGGGTTCAAATGTAGTCTTTTTAGTAATGTTTAATCATTTTGATATTCCGTTTAACTTGAGCATCTTATATTCTATTTTAGTTTCGCTGTTATTAGCTGGATTAAATATTTTGCGGTCAGAAATAAACAACTTTGCTGCCATAATATCAAGCAGTGGTGTGGGGGCACTTTTTGGATTTTCGATTGGTTTTTATCCTGCAATTGTCCTCGTGGTTCTTCTTGCCATTTATGATTATTGGGCAGTCTTCAAAACTAAGCATATGATAAAATTTGCAACTGAATTTGGGAAGAGAAAACTTCCGTTTTTTGTATCCTCAAAAGAAACAAGGAGGATCAAGGAAAAATTAGAAAGCAGCAAAGGCGTTGTAGAGGTTGAGAAGGAAGTTGAGGGAGGAAGCATTTCACTTGGAACGGGAGATATAGCTATACCCGTAATGTTGGCTGTTTCTAGTTATGACGCATTTGGGTTTGAAGGAGTGATAGCAGTTTTTATTGGATGTGTTTTTGGACTGAGTGCAATTGTGAGTATGGTATATAAAAATAGAATCTTTTTACCTGCGATACCTCCAATTTGCTTGGGAGGATTACTTTCTTTATTAGTCTTGGAAATTGTGAGGTCAGTCATACTTTTTTAAATAGAAACGAAGTAAAAAGTATGAAACGTCAAAATCAGTGGTAGCTATGAAGAATTATGAAAAGTTGCTTGATAATGCTTATGCTGGGATTCCGGCACGCTCCCGTGAAGAGAGCCGGTTTGAGATACCAGTTCTAGAGGTTTTTTTTCAAGGGACTAAGACTATTGTAAAAAATTTTGACGATGCAGTGGATAAGATTAGGCGAGAAAGGCGGGAGATAATAAAATACCTGACAAAAGAACTTGCACTTCCAGTAACGTATGAAAATGGAAGGATGGTTTTTAGTGGGAAGGTAAATGAGCGTCTTTTGAATGAAAAATTCTCAGATTATGTAAACAAAAACGTGATTTGCAAAGAATGCAAAAGGCCAGATACCACTATAATTGAGGAACATGGCATAAAGATGCTTAAATGTGAAGCGTGTGGAGCTAAATGCTCACTTAGATAAGGAGGGTAAAAATGGAAGAACAGGAATCGATAGGACGCGTGAGGCTTGCAAAGGAAGACGAAATTTATGGGGTTATAGTATCAAACGTAGGCTCCTCTCATCTTATTGTGCAATGCAAGGATGGGCGTGAGCGTATGTGTAGGATTCCGGGAAAGATAAAAAGAGATATATGGGTTAAGGAAGGGGATGTAGTTTTAGTAAAACCATGGCAGCTTGAATCAGACAAAAAATGCGACTTGGTTTGGAGGTACAATCGACTACAAGCTGAGTGGCTAAGGAAGAAAGGAATTATTTAAGCACTTCTTTTAGATATTATATATATGGCACTTCTACTTTCAAAGAAAAAGCGTCCTAAGAAAGAGGAGAAGCAAATTAAGAAAGAGAATAAGATAGAAGGGGAGGTGTTTGATAGAAACACGTTAATTTGCTTAAGCTCGCTTATAGGGAGAGGGGTTATAGAATCTGTTGAAGGAGTTATTTGCCGCGGAAAGGAAGCAAATATTTTTCTTGCAAAGAAAGGAGAAGAATTTTTTGCTGTGAAGATATTTAGAATTGAGACTAGAACTTTTTGGCGCCTTTTACCTTATGTAAATGGAGACCCGCGCTTTGAAGGAGCGCTCAAAAAAAGAAGAGCGCTTGCTTTTGTCCTTGCAAGAAAGGAATTTTCAAATCTAAAAGTAGCATGGGAGGCTAATGTGCGATGCCCAAAGCCTATAAAGTTTCTACGCAACATTTTAATCTCAACGTTTTTGGGAGAGAACGGAATCAGATATCCAAGATTAGCAGAGGCTGGAAGTGAAAATCCAGAAACAGACCTTAATAGAATTTTGGAGGAGATTAAGAGGCTCTATTCTGCAGGACTGGTGCATTCTGACATTTCAGAGTATAATGTGGTTATGTGTTCTGATGGCCCATATCTGATAGATTTTGCGCAGGCAGTTTCAATAAAGCACCCGCGAGCAAATGAATTTTTAGAAAGGGACGTATCAAATATTATAAGATATTTTGAAAAAAAGTATGGAATAAGGAGAAACAAAGAAGCAGAAATTGCAAAAATCATATCGGTATAGATTTTTGTT
This window encodes:
- the eno gene encoding phosphopyruvate hydratase, coding for MSKITRVIGRQILDSRGNPTVEVDVFSGSLMGRGVAPSGASKGRHEAAEIRDGGKRWNGKGVDKAVKNVNSIIAKNLLGKNAEDQAEIDRLLIKLDGTPNKSFIGSNAIVATSMACARLGAQCAGEPLYKHLGGRLLPIPFMNILNGGMHAGNELSIQEFMIAPVRAKNFREAIRMGSEIYHCLGRILEKKYGKSAKNVGDEGGYAPPLKTTNEAIETLLLSIDESGYQKQVKIAIDVAATSFYSKRTYLIDGKKLSTQMMFEYYSQLLGTYPIISLEDPFHENDFDSFAEITATKKVQIVGDDLLVSNPSRIQTAINKKSCNALLLKINQIGTVTEALNSYKLAKSAGWKIMVSHRSGETEDTFISDFAVGTTSGQIKAGAPARGERTAKYNRLIRIEEELGSKAQFAAFR
- a CDS encoding DNA-directed DNA polymerase II small subunit; translated protein: MGEALEKLLSAGVRISEGAEELLEKIDKPQDVIKEILHRNLLFVERKDIEEIIAEKNKIPTPVEIKRSDDFYPAAKEYPSKIRILHEDDVSGKSRCTGSVEDFIYHFTDRFERMKALIRRSRTTDKPIVETNRLKEFERKEVRLIGLVYEKRITKQGNLLFEIEDLKGTAKVLVKQSDYRIFALAKSVLLDDIVAIDGRVSDPFVFATDIMYLDLPTIREQKKTDIDVAIAYLSDLHIGSKNFLEREFSKFIEWLCGGSDRKELAGKVKYIVIAGDIIDGIGVYPLQERELAIKDVFKQYEAFDQLISRIPDYIEIIVSPGNHDAVRRADPQPLISKDLIKADVKRIGSPGWVDIEGLRHLVYHGTSLDGIISNASGLDYMHPEKPMVELLKRRHLSPIYGENLIIPERHDYMVIQNEPDVMHMGHLHKNAYTFYRGTLVLNSGTFQSRTDFQVRMGHVPSPGIVYICESKTCKITALDFNSWR
- a CDS encoding MoaD/ThiS family protein, which produces MQVIIDEKKKKIKFSGTIERLLKKLKLGRETVVVKVNGKLAPENMRLKGEEKVEIIKVVFGG
- a CDS encoding TIGR00269 family protein — translated: MNNALKCHKCDREATAYLISLNINLCKNHFTEYFEKKFFRTIREFELIKKDETVAVGLSGGKDSSVMLYCLKKLQNIFPFKLVAITVDEGIRGYRPSSLILAKKLCRRLGIPLKIVSFRSYIGKSLDEIVKRRKRQSCSFCGVFRRYLLNKAAKEISADKLAIGHNLDDFAQTAIMNIIRNEPSRLARFGVRSGVFEEGGFVTRIKPLARLGEKEVAIYALLRKIPLHMRECPYARHALRQRVRKMINELEERYPGTKQRIFASFLDIQSALKKKYALRKSAIKLCRSCGEPSGGSICMSCKMIEKI
- a CDS encoding UPF0147 family protein — protein: MQAEKISYILRLMEELIEDTSIPKNIRKAVSDAKEKVAEEGDIKIRASSAIYLLDSISEDINMPIHARTQIWTILSELESLKEE
- a CDS encoding minichromosome maintenance protein MCM yields the protein MAEYEETVVEEFRQFFSSVMEKEISNLALVYPSVRSLVVSYPLLEKFNADLADALILKPDEVIEAAEEGIRQMGVGMPGIDFKPHVRFCDLPDKNLLVQDISSKHIERLIAVKGVVTKRTEVMHKVQIAVYRCRNCNKEEKIPMLKKAAPPQKCKGCGGKELLFQEEESYFVDIQKAEMQDLLERIRGGAPAARIMLFLEDDYVNSITPGDNIEVTGIMRIMPLIPNRGRGGGPKVQTYSRYLDVMHIKKMQKEFEELEINEEDIKKIKELAADPRIYTRMVKSLAPSIYGHEEVKEGILLQLFGGTRDKKLEGTGGVVRDDMHILLIGDPGAAKTRFLLNVTALAPKSIYVSGKTATGVGLTASAERDEMGEGGWTLKAGALVIASGGIGAIDEFDKIEESERAIMHEVMESQTISIAKAGIVAKFRAKTAILAAANPKMGRFDPGKPPGEQFDIPTTLLSRFDLIFPIIDIMDEEKDTKLAQHILKIHRKAAERSALEEGDEKEREGEFKEEVSDPDQISQELLRKYISYARKEIRPVLTPEAENRLQDYYVQLRSQAKRSGGGVPITPRQIEGLIRMSEASAKIRLSEKVELQDAERAIRLMDWILHKVYTDRETGRIDIDIVTTGIPKSKRDKIETIIGIIRELQREYDSVEIAKVVERAKEYKDIDEVFVRRTIEELIDRGELYRREPGFVRLVNP
- a CDS encoding arginine--tRNA ligase yields the protein MRTIFLKKEVEDKISKLISEATGISSQDALRTLETPKNNFGDVASTVSFQVAKRYGGKKPSEVAKEIEGNIGKDEWILKVEAVGPYLNFFLSDEFYSYACARVIEMGERFGKERKDGGKILLEFPSVNPNKPWHVGHLRNAILGDCVGRLLEFVGRKVERQDYIDDLGLQVAESLWGYLNLERESVGKFDHWIGKQYVEVEKRMDSEKVKEEVRALLKKMETGDKEISALHQEMVETCVRAQYETAIGMGVYHDVLIKESDIVSTIYKEGIELLLKSKSVVYEREGQNAGCIVARIRGEEFEGMKNPDVVLVRSDGTATYTAKDVIFHLWKFGKLKGRLKYRKFISQPNGKDCFISAQDGIEMEFGKADQCINVIGMEQTYQQKVVKEILRSLGYEKEAEALRHLSYEHAYLPSGRFSGREGTWIGYTADELIEEGIRRAREKVVRKMSEEEKEKVAREVAIGAIRFSLVSKSPEKKIVFDWDKALSLEGDSAPYLQYAYARICGIISKGGGLKTEVKRKIAYRYTPEEKNLLKVILKFPEILEEAARELWPHRICEYALDIASAFNKFYTTSPVIKATGDEKEARIRILIASRNCIKNTLSLLGIAALEEM
- a CDS encoding potassium channel family protein — its product is MREDVVYPLLALVIMVVIAIMAYHFLEGWDFLTSSLYATATVTTIGYSEVSPKTLYGKVFTIVFMIGGVATGFYALIRLSHFSKETFEKRFRKIAEKLEDMDERKRV